In Drosophila pseudoobscura strain MV-25-SWS-2005 chromosome 4, UCI_Dpse_MV25, whole genome shotgun sequence, the following proteins share a genomic window:
- the crc gene encoding activating transcription factor of chaperone isoform X2 — MSTYIFMQAYECLLDQKAHLNCIDYETNTYIPNVVDAVGQPIIPTTKAHFAAAIASPVAADEEYQPVDPSSILQLTPPQSPPQSPPQFDGYKQQPELSPAPVLVKVEQKPYYATDAIPAVAPATPFSFNAGHWVAGSEIARENQLIDDIVNMRAQELELPPNWQQLNDDCESQASSSMGCSSSSSSSSSRVSGSIADVDDDWLPEQTSSSSSSPAYTSMENTSMAAPKKRTRTYGRGVEDRKIRKKEQNKNAATRYRQKKKIEMESVLGEEHELTQENEGLRRTLRERRSEMRYLRQLIREFYQERKR; from the exons AtgagtacatatatatttatgcaagCCTATG AATGCCTCCTGGACCAAAAGGCCCATCTGAACTGCATTGATTATGAGACAAACACCTACATCCCAAATGTAGTCGATGCAGTCGGACAGCCGATAATACCCACAACCAAAGCACACTTTGCTGCTGCTATAGCTTCGCCTGTGGCTGCTGATGAGGAGTACCAGCCCGTGGATCCCTCATCGATCCTGCAGTTGACGCCACCGCAATCGCCGCCACAGTCGCCGCCTCAGTTCGATGGATACAAACAACAACCCGAACTGTCGCCAGCACCGGTACTCGTCAAGGTCGAGCAGAAG CCATACTATGCCACTGATGCTATTCCGGCCGTTGCACCGGCCACGCCGTTCAGCTTCAACGCTGGACACTGGGTGGCGGGCAGCGAGATTGCCCGGGAGAACCAGTTGATCGATGACATTGTCAACATGAGAgcgcaggagctggagctgcccCCCAACTGGCAGCAGCTGAACGATGACTGCGAATCTCAGGCCTCGTCTTCGATGGGttgcagcagtagcagcagcagcagcagcagcagagtgaGCGGCAGCATTGCCGATGTGGATGATGACTGGCTGCCAGAGCagacaagcagcagcagctcatcCCCTGCTTACACCTCCATGGAGAACACCTCGATGGCTGCTCCCAAGAAACGCACTCGCACCTACGGACGCGGCGTGGAGGATCGCAAGATCAGGAAGAAAGAGCAGAACAAGAATGCCGCCACACGCTATcgccagaagaagaagatcgaAATGGAGAGCGTGCTGGGCGAAGAGCACGAGCTGACCCAAGAGAACGAGGGTCTGCGTCGCACCCTGAGGGAGCGTCGCAGCGAGATGCGCTACTTGCGGCAGTTGATCCGCGAATTCTACCAGGAGCGCAAACGTTAG